A stretch of Telopea speciosissima isolate NSW1024214 ecotype Mountain lineage chromosome 11, Tspe_v1, whole genome shotgun sequence DNA encodes these proteins:
- the LOC122644698 gene encoding uncharacterized protein LOC122644698, with translation MKKKKKKMKLNNRSVAWLVIGLSIIAFRQQLDDFEYFVVVVVAYNYTLYEPSINLIHKTCNHSDDYSLCVTILESDDRSLTATNGSTLAWLMLTFTQNKATQTLAEVKQILKKEEQSMSPETKRSFTTCNDVYELAIQFYIPAAMTAVSNTISFVDGRKEASDAFNLFQTCGRELFESVGTGLVEQDTLLDRVKFETHLTSLALDIMYGLY, from the coding sequence atgaagaagaagaagaagaagatgaagcttaATAATAGGTCAGTTGCATGGTTAGTAATAGGTTTAAGTATAATAGCTTTCAGACAACAATTAGATGATTTTGAGTATtttgtagtagtagtagtagcataCAATTACACCCTATACGAACCCTCAATTAATCTGATACATAAAACCTGCAACCACTCCGACGATTACTCCTTATGCGTTACAATACTTGAATCCGACGATCGAAGCCTTACCGCCACCAACGGAAGCACGCTTGCTTGGTTAATGCTCACCTTCACACAGAATAAGGCTACTCAAACACTTGCAGAGGTAAAACAGATCCTTAAGAAGGAGGAACAAAGCATGAGTCCTGAAACAAAGAGAAGCTTCACCACATGTAATGATGTTTACGAGTTGGCTATTCAATTTTACATCCCTGCAGCTATGACAGCAGTATCCAATACAATTTCTTTTGTGGATGGGAGAAAGGAAGCGAGTGAtgcttttaatttatttcagACTTGTGGAAGAGAACTTTTTGAATCAGTTGGTACGGGTTTGGTTGAACAGGACACCCTCCTTGACAGGGTCAAGTTCGAGACTCACCTTACATCTCTAGCTTTGGACATCATGTATGGCCTCTATTAG